The region TAGTTATAGCTATTGTTTTCGTTAGTTATAGCTATAGTTATAGCGATAGTTTTcgttagttattgttatagttaacaCTATAGTTATAGCTATAATTTTTGTTACTTATCGTTGTAGTTATTGCTAAAGTTACAGCTATAATTTTCgttagttatcattatagtcatCGCTATAGTTAATGCTATAGTTATAGCTATTGTTTTCGTTAGTTATAGCTATAGTTATAGCTATTGTTTTCGTTAGTTATAGCTATAGTTATAGCGATAGTTTTcgttagttattgttatagttaacaCTATAGTTATAGCTATAATTTTTGTTACTTATCGTTGTAGTTATTGCTAAAGTTACAGCTATCATTTTCgttagttatcattatagtcatCGCTATAGTTAATGCTATAGTTATAGCTATTGTTTTCGTTAGTTATTgctatagttattgttatatttatcattacagttatcACTATAGTTATCGCTATAGTTTTCGCTACAGTTATTGTTacatttatcattatagttatcgttgtaGTGGTAGCTATAGTTTTTgttagttatcgttatagttattgctATAGCTATTGCTATAGTTATAGCTATAGTTttcattatagttatcgctaTAGTTATTGTTACATTTATAGTTATGGTTATCATCAtagctatatttttttattaattacatttattgctATAGTTATTGTTACATTTATTATAGTTATCACCACAGATACTGCTACAGTTATTGCtatcgttatcattatagttattgttcgtTATCATTATAGTAGTATTTATTGGTTATTTTTTAGTATTACGTGATTGTTAATAATGAAGGTTGACCTGAGGTGTCTGACGTCACTGCTGAGGGATCTGAGGAGATTATAGGACACGTCCAGATGCTGCAGACAGGGCAGAGAGTAcagcctacacacacacacacacacacacacagaaagagaTATAAAGTGTCTAGCCGAGTGCTGAAACTGCATTATGAGGCAACAAACAGAACGATGCAAAGAACCATCATGATACTCAGCGCCACTggaaataacagaaaaaaagtgtaaaattgaAAATGCGATATAGCCTGTTAACTTCAGTGTCATTTTTGCACGCTTTATTTATTGCACTTTTAGTAATCATCTTAAATTAGTAATCATATAAAAGCATAAACACTCAAAATTAAAAACTCAAAACAGTAAAGTAAACTTCCATAACTTTTTTCcactttcattttttaagtGCTTTCACTTCCCTAAAAAAGAGGCCAACCTTTATAAAGCATTCATGAATCacatgttaaatttaaaatatcattATATTAAAGATCTTTTTACAGTAACAAGGATCTAATTAAAATAGCTGAGAACTATAAAAACACTATGTATCACAGTAATGAGGATTCTGGAGGAAAATGTGTTTATTGTCATGGAAATATTGTCAGAATGCAAAACATCTGAAGGGTCCTTAGATGGGCTTCCTTTTGtgtaatttgtgtgtgtgtgtgtgtgtgtgtgtgtgtgtgtgtgtgtgtgtgtgtgtgtgtgtgtgtgtgtgtgtgtgtgtttctctcaCTGGTTGGGCAGCTGTGTGATCTTGCAGAAGGAGACGACCAGCGTCTGGAGCTTGTGGAGTTTGTTGATTTGAGCGGGAAGCTCCTCTATGGGGTTATTCCTCATCTTCAGCACCTGCAGCTGATGAAGATCACACACCTGAGAGAGGAAGACGAGGGACGTCACACATGATCTGAATCATGACAGGAAACAGAACAAATGAAATTGAAGCACCTCCTGAGGAACGTGTGTGAGGTCATTGAAGGACAGGTTCAGATACTGGAGACGCTCAGACAGTGACGTCACGTCAGGAAGATCACGGATGAAATGAGCCTGTGGGAAAACACAATCATaatctcattattattattaatcacaGTTAGACACGTCCACCGGTGGATTATTACTTTTACTGATATTACTTTTTCAATAAACAGCTACATTTATGATTAGAATAATCAATGATAATGCTTCCATTTACACTTACAGTTACAGTTAATAGTTTTGGAAAACAATGTGTGCACATATTCACACTTATTTCTCATAAGTATAAATATAAACACCAAAATGAAGCTAATATTAACCCAAGACATCATCACACTCAACAAACACAATTACAGATATGACTACAAACAGTTCCTTAAattgcaaataaaaataaaggaggTGAAAGAGAAGTGCACATGCTCTTCTTCCCCTTTTAATCAGAATGTTTCATTTCCTAAAGAGACAAAAAAGATCTTTGTGTGGATGCAGAAGCTTCGCCTACAGAAGATCTGTTGTCCACACGGCAGGACTGAAGACATGGAGCTCTGAGAACAGAATCTCTGTTGACCTGGACAGAggaactcaggtctgactcatCACTGAACTGAGGGGCGAGTGATGACGGAACCGACCGCATACGATTACGAAGCTGGTCTGAACTGGTTTCAGCTTCAAAGGCACCATAACATCACGTCCAATGAGCTAACTGAGCTTAAGTCACAACCAAATATGTCACAAATATGACTGCAATCCCGTCCAACAGGAAACATTCTGGCAAGGATTTAGTTGAACGTTTATCTaacgtttttttaaaatgttacaacttgttttagaatgttcagagaaattcaaaagtaacattctcaTAATGAAAAAATGGAATGCACAATGatgaaatggaatgttcccttattgtttttaaaatatttcaataaactggacgttttgaacattcagagaacattcagaattaatgttttcataacttaatgttAGCAAAATGCAGTGGTGAACAGTAATGACCTTTGTTACTTTACTTAAGTAAATTTTTCAAGTATTTTACTGGAGTATTTTTATTCTGAGGAACATTTACTTCATGCTTAaggtgttagttcacccaaaaatgaaaattctgtcattaattactcaccctcatgccgttccacacccgtaagaccttcgttcatcttcagaacacaaattaagatatttttgatgaaatccgatggctcagtgaggcctgcatagacagcaagataattaaaatatgtctgatttaaatatgtctttagtagctttctgggcatctgaaagtgttaattatcttgctgtcaatgcaggcctcactgagccatcggatttcatcaaaaatatcttaatttgtgttctgaagatgaatgaaggtctaacaggtgtggaacgacatgagggtgagtaataaacacacaacaaagggggcggggccatgttgggctgctttagagaagaggaagagttgttgtagtagagtgttgttgtcatgccgtcattttacgctgcactgcttcacaaacgagggtcaattcaacacaaaagatgaacatgacgacacatgctagtggataagttgaatcaactccacagcaactacataaatttatccactaaccattcagaaacgtctaaaagttgtaacttcttcctgagtctctccatcagtgtcgactccggtttgaacaatgtaaggctgaacactttcgtcattttggctgcgtgagattctccagctttgttgttgttgagctgttaaagctccgccctcttctggaaagggggcgggagcagcagctcatttgcatttaaagggacacacacaaaaacggcgtgtttttgctcacgcccaaataggctataataaatgatctgtgggggattttgagctgaaacttcacagacacattctggagacaccagagacttatattacatcttgtgaaaggggcataataggtcccgtTTGATACTTTAGTACactaaaaatcaagtacttttgtacttttacttgatttgtgtagtttgtatttttgttagctgTGACGTTTAGTTCCCAGTACAAAATGTCAGAGTTCTGGTCTTCTGATGTTACTGGTTGGAGATCATCAGGTTTCAAGGGCCTGATGTGGAGTCACACACACCTTGAAGCTGAGGCTCGTTCCTCCTCGTGTGAGGCAGTCGAGGACGTTCAGCTCAGACGCGCTGATGACGTCACACTCTCCTCCGCAGCGGAACGGCGAGCGAGAGCGACGGGAGCCCTGGAAGTGTTTGCTGGTCACCGCGTTCAGAAGAACTTCATGTGCTGTGAAAGATGAGAATCAGAGACTCAGGAGGTGAATAGTTCCACAAAAccttccacaaaaatatgaatcagaactgtttcttgagcagcaaatcagcatatcagaatgatttctgaaggatcatgtgacactgaagtatGTATTCTTGCCTGTGCGTTCAGTCCGTCGCTCTGCTGACGTCCACAGCTGATCCACTGATTGATCTTCAGACGGTCGACACACTCCAGAATTACTCCTGAAAGAGTTTCGTGCTTGTGCTTCTATCTGAACCACGGCTGCTaactctgaacacacacaggtTTTGCTCACTTCTGGGTACAAAATATGGTTAAgtaggtacacacacacaccactgactgtttcaaagtgtgtaTTACCGCATATGATCTGTCTCTGAGGGATCCTGCGTGCGACCGGCGGCAGACCCTCGCAGCTCAGCGTCTGATTGGCTATTTCACACTGCCGGCCTCTGTGCAGCTCCGACAGGAACAAATGCAGCAGCTTTTTGTAGTTACGGCTGGACAGCACCATCTTCCTCAGCTCGTCCAGTGACCCGCGGCCCGACCGGCCGACCTGCAGGAAGTCATTGAGGCAGAAGAGGTCAGGAGTCGGCGACCCGTGGGCGTGCGCTGAGGCTGATGAGGGAAACCTCTGAGGATTCTGGGTAATGTGCCAACACGACACGTTACACAATCCTCAAGATAAGTTTGTGGACTGCAAACGGACTCGCGCGTTCCTGGTCTAGAAACACAGAGATGACATCATCATATTCATATTGTTATAATAACAGTGAAATCACTCAGATGGAATAATGTAGATATCAAATTAAAACTCTTATATTTGAGCTTCTTCTTTGTCTACACTAAAAATACAGCTAGGAGTgaatttaagatttatttttttaaatggcatataaatttccatccatttgaATTACACAATTTAGCATAACCAATCTAATAAACTTAAATCATGGCATAGTTTATTATCAACTACTGAATCTATTTAAATAATCAGATTTTCGAATCTGATTCGAATCTGACGAacgttctattaatgttactagAATAACGTTTTTGATATGACATTTCCAGAACAttagccaaagttctgagaacgttcccgGTTGGCGGGAATGATCACATGATGCCAtgtgtaaatataataaatatatgacGAGTCACCTGTGGTTCTGGGCGCAGGCGGTGTGCTGTAGTGTGCTGTCTTTATAGGGGGCAGGGGTCTTCTCAACAGCTTCATTTCTGATCAGTGTCTATGAACATCAGCGATAAACATGTACAAGACACATTTCACCTCAGAAACAACAGAAATAAGACGGATGCAGATGAAGATAtgttgcataaagaaaatgaagcccTTTTCAGgactattaatattttttggcagcagtatatgtatatatagtgcAACAAATACTAATGcagaaatatttacattttaaatatattatttattaattttgcattACAGTAAAGAGAAATCAAGCGTCATGAAAATAATCTCATGGcattgttatttattattaatattgttatatAAGGATCAAACTGCAAATGTCCTGCTAAATAAAGTTCTGAAATAGCGAAACCTAAGACACATCGTTCATATACTGATCGCGTTTTAAAGCCATATAAACCATCTATTAGTTTATACTTAAACCTGATCAACCTTTAATCACTGTATGTTTCATTTTCTCCGTTATTCGCTGATTTCTGCAAACTTTAAACCATGAAAACACCAGAAAACTCACCAGAGATCCGCATCTGAGTCTCTAGCAACCGCCCTAGCAACCGCCTGTCAAACTCACGGCGCGCGTAAAGATCAAAGCCGCTTTGTGACATTTTCGTGTGTGACGTCACCTGCCGCTTTCATGCGCGTTCAAGCAATTTGCATTCTAACTTCAGTTTTCATACTCTAGTAAAGCGCGTTTGACTCGTGTTTGAGAGTGACACTGTATTCCCAGctaaaaaatatgttctaaacatgtttttttccccaactTTATATTTTCAAGGAAACAGAAGTAAAAACAGAACTTAGTATAACAGACGTTTGGACACACATACATCCATACATAAGTCAAACagttttaaatgtaaatcaaaTCATACCAGAGAGCTTTTCCTGATCCCATGAACACAATCCATTTTTTCCTCAGTGTTGCAAATATTTATCAGCTTGCTTGCTGATTTCATCTAAGATATCATGTATTAGGGCAGGTTCACACTGAATGTTAGcctactgaataaaaaaattaaataggtAATTGCGAcgttttatctcacaattctgacttttttcttgcaaatgcaagtttacatctcgcaattcttactttttaaagtctttttttcttagaattggactttataactcgcaattgtgtttttatctcacaattctgagaaaaaattcTTTATATCtttaagtttatatcttgcaattctgactttatatctcgcaattgcgactttatattaGAATTTATTTTGCAGTTACATCAAAAAATCAATGTGATTACATAATGTACGTTACTTGTAAAgcattacttgttacatcagaaaagtaatctgattacataacgcacatcaaaaagtaatctgattacgttatGCATGTTACCTCTAATGTGTTActttatgtaatcagattactttttcatgtaatgagtaaagtaacgcatgtaacgagtaaagtaaagtaacgcatgtAACGTTATGCATGTTACCTCTAATGTGTTActttatgtaatcagattactttttcatgtAATGAGTAAAGTCACgcatgtaacgagtaaagtaaagtaaagtaaagtaacgcatgtaacgagtaaagtaatgcattacaggtAACGTGCATAAGGTAATCATTACTTTTtcatgtaacgagtaaagtatcGCATGTAATGAATAAAGGAACACATTACAGGTAATATGCATAaggtaatcagattactttttcatgtaacaagtaaagtaacacaGTGCAGGTAACATGCATAaggtaatcagattacttttttatgtAACGAGTAATGCGTTAcctgtaatgcgttactttacttgttacatgAAAAAGTAATGATTACCTTATGCATGTTAcctgtaatgtgttactttactcgttacatgcgttactttactcattacatgaaaaagtaatctgattacgttatGCATGTTACCTCTAATGTGTTACTtcatgtaatcagattactttttc is a window of Megalobrama amblycephala isolate DHTTF-2021 linkage group LG6, ASM1881202v1, whole genome shotgun sequence DNA encoding:
- the LOC125270807 gene encoding leucine-rich repeat-containing protein 63 encodes the protein MVLSSRNYKKLLHLFLSELHRGRQCEIANQTLSCEGLPPVARRIPQRQIICELAAVVQIEAQARNSFRSNSGVCRPSEDQSVDQLWTSAERRTERTAHEVLLNAVTSKHFQGSRRSRSPFRCGGECDVISASELNVLDCLTRGGTSLSFKAHFIRDLPDVTSLSERLQYLNLSFNDLTHVPQEVCDLHQLQVLKMRNNPIEELPAQINKLHKLQTLVVSFCKITQLPNQLYSLPCLQHLDVSYNLLRSLSSDVRHLRSLRSLNVEGNQLAALPAGLLRVSVSELRLSGNYTHALLWSENSCNSPQTLLHTAAHTLAHTLTCTHLPPAAQLVLRRAGVCDACSGPMFGPGLKLIRPVHGAFGLQFVPVMFLCCSPACLHSFRNHINEQPASV